In the Schaalia hyovaginalis genome, CGGACAGATGGTCGCCGCCGCCGACCCGGAGGACCGCTCGCCCCTCGTCCGCATCGACAAGCGAGGCCGGGCCCACCTCGCCGCCGTCGAGCGGGCCGTCAAGGAGCTCGGCTACGTGCCGAACTCGGCGGCCCGGATGCTCGTCACGCAGCGGACGGACACGGTCGCTCTCATGATCCCCGAGCCGGATCTGCTGGTCTTCACCGATCCCTTCTTCGCGCGCATCGCGATCTGCCTGTCGCGGGTACTCGCCGCATCCGACATCCAGCTCGTCACCGCTTTCGCGGACAGCGCGAACGGCTCGAAGAGAGCTGCGGCCTTCCTGCGCGACGGGCGCGTCGACGGGGCGATCGTCGTCTCCCACCACCGGATCCCCGAGCAGCTCGACTCCTACCTCTCGGCGCCGCTCCCCGTGGTCTTCATCGGCCGCCCCTTCATCGAGGATCCTCCTCCCTGCTGGGTGGACGTCGACAACCTCGAGGTCGGGCGGATTGCCGCCCGACGTCTTATCGAGGCGGGGGTCAAGCGCCCTGCGATCATCACGGGCCCCCTCGACATGGTCGCTGCTTCGGATCGTCTGCTCGGCTTTCGGGAGCTCCTCTCGGCGCAGGGCATGGTCCCTTTCGAAGCGGAGGCCCGCTTCACCCCTGCATCGGGCGAGGCGGCCGCCGATGAGCTCGCGCCTCTCATCACGGCAGGAGACATCGACGGGGTCTTCGTGTCTTCGGACCCGATGGCGCTCGCGGCGATGCGCGTGTGGAAGTCGCACGGGATCCGCATACCCGAGGACCTGCGCGTCATCGGCTTCGACGGGACCGAGGCCGCGGCGGAGGCGATTCCCGCCCTGACGATCGAGGGTTAAGGGTCAAAAAGTGTGTCCGGAATCGCGGATTTTCACGGATTGACCTGTAGGTTTCCGGAAAGTATATGCTCCGGAAGCATATATCTAGCCCCCGACGGGAAATCCTCGGTGTGGCAGCCGTGATGTGCTATGCGCGGCGTGGTGTGGTGTCGCAATGTCGAAGAACCAACCACGCTGCCACTGCGGCGGTGAAATGAAACGCAACGGCACCACCAGCAAAGGCACCACCAGATGGCGCTGCAAACAATGCGGCGCCTCCAGCGTCAAACGTCGAAACGACATCACCAACGCGGCAGTGTTCACCCAGTTCATCGAGCATTGCACCACCGCAATATCACTCGACGACCTAGCCAAACGAAACGGTGTTAGCCGCGCCACCATGAAGCGGCGCTTCAAGTGGTGCTGGCTCGTTGATGTGCCTGACCCCACCGCCGGCCACCACAAGCGGATCTACGACCAGGTATTTCTCGATGGCACCTACACCGCCGGTGGCTGCCTGATCGTCGCGGCGACCATCGACCACGTGATCGCCTGGCACTGGTGCAAACACGAAACCACCCGCGACTACCAACTGCTGCTTGAACGCATCGAAGCCCCACTCATCGCCGTCATCGACGGCGGCCAAGGCGCATACAGCGCAATCAAAAAGTGCTGGCCGA is a window encoding:
- a CDS encoding family 1 glycosylhydrolase; protein product: MRSSTPRLLDSSTPRLLDSSNLDVTCDHYHRLDEDIALMKDLGVGTFRFSVSWARVMPDGRTLNEDGLAFYERLGAKVGVWTTLNEPWCSSLLSYAGGEHAPAHTDPGEAVAAVHHLLLAHGLGVKAIREAAAARSEEPSIGITLNLTVAHPADPSNEADLDAARRIDGTANRLFLDPIFRGAYPEDVVADMAATEDGDERCDMRTWIHVGDLEIINAPIEVLGVNFYNGQMVAAADPEDRSPLVRIDKRGRAHLAAVERAVKELGYVPNSAARMLVTQRTDTVALMIPEPDLLVFTDPFFARIAICLSRVLAASDIQLVTAFADSANGSKRAAAFLRDGRVDGAIVVSHHRIPEQLDSYLSAPLPVVFIGRPFIEDPPPCWVDVDNLEVGRIAARRLIEAGVKRPAIITGPLDMVAASDRLLGFRELLSAQGMVPFEAEARFTPASGEAAADELAPLITAGDIDGVFVSSDPMALAAMRVWKSHGIRIPEDLRVIGFDGTEAAAEAIPALTIEG